Sequence from the Mugil cephalus isolate CIBA_MC_2020 chromosome 20, CIBA_Mcephalus_1.1, whole genome shotgun sequence genome:
TCTCAGGGACATAAACCGAGTTGAtagcttgttgtttttatgcatctgtcctcacttcttcttctacttttagGCCAACCCATGAAGTGTAACCTTCACATCCAGGGAAGTGTCATCACCTCTGATCAGCCCATTCTATTGTAAGTGATTTCTTCCATCCGGATTCATCTGTTCACTTTGCAGACATGCTTCTCTTAAAAGGTTCCTtcaaacaagtttttttttgtctggcaGTGATGGCTGTTTTCACAGATCATTTCGTGTGCAACTATTAAACAGCCTTTGCCTACTAAAGAGGCTAATACATCGATAATGTCTCATAAAACACCAACACTGCGTCAGAATTGAGCACAGGGGAAACTTAAACCGTGCTCATGAAGATTGTGTTCTGCTGCTTTGAAAAAGAGGCGTCACTGTGTCAGCGCTCTGGAAAAAGGGGGAAGAGCATGAACAGAGAAGTGGATTAAAAACACCCGAAAAGCCAGACTTTAATTAAGACGACTTATTTAAACCGCACATGAAGCTGAAGAAAATTTGTGGCTgtaatatatgtaaaatatatatgatgCAACACTTCAGCGTTCTGAAATGTTAAGCTCTGTGAACCTCACCCCAAAATTCCTGCGCTGCATTTGGAgcagggactttttttttgggagggggttAATGCAGATATCACGGAGGAGCGGCACAGTCCCATAACTACACACAAATAGTCTCACAGGTTTAATTTAAACTCCTTGTGATGGTGTCGTGGTGAAAGCGAGTCTAAGTCGGTGCCAGATTATCTTATCGTAGCCACATTTTTATCATATGTCCATCCACACCCCGGCTACTGACATGAGCCCCAAGCACCATGACACCACCTCTTAatctcaactcaactcaaactttatttataaatcacCTTCAAGACGACAGGAGACGATCAAGGTACAGAGGAGGGAACAGGATGCAGACAAAGAGACATAAAAGgacaataaaaagagaaaaacatataattaaaaacaatcagtcaacaataaagaaaaacactaaaaacaattacaattacTGCAAAACGATCAAAACTCTAACACTTAGAATTACAATGTGCTCATTTGTGAAATGtcagggagaagagggaggattTAAAAGTCTCTAAGGACTGGACGTTTTAATATAAAGAGTCTAGGACTGGGCGGTACGATATGTTACAGTATTATATGTTCATGCATGATCACATGTTCACAGCATTTACTACCTGTTACTACTGAGgagttaatgcagtagattgactaaggatggattattttactgtggtGACGAGTAAATACTGTAGAATAATCACACACTAGTAGGAAACCGGTTTGCATAACCTGTGTTAgtgctgcctgctgatgtgagggatgtttgtttattttaacatattcatatttaaactgctatgtttGTAACATCAATAGTAGcacgaccggctaccgtaataattgtagtgtgtgcgcaacatttttttccctcactcataaaaagctaaaatggGGGACAGGTcaccttaaaaaacacaaacaacagacacaacaccttttttttttcttcctctcttcttccgcTTTATTTTCAGACCTTTCCGTCTctcacacctcacagtgacacagtggcACCATGCGTGTTTATAAGCGCTGCGTTGAAAATGGTTACGGTCTGAAACAGTGGGGAAAAGGGGAGGAAAGTTCAGTCTTCACTGAAGTGTTTGTTAAGATGTTCCCTTCATTTGCCTTTAGACAGGAAGGTACTGGTGATTAGGTTTGATCTAATCAACTGTCTGTTGATGTAACTGTGACCTGTGTTATCTTCTAGATGTTTTTTGCACATCACCTCTCACTCTTAGAATTTGTGGTGACcctttttagtttagttttttttttttatttcattcattcattaaaacgAAACAATTCAATCTAAACACAAACGTttccaaatctgaatgaaacgAGGCAGAAAGAACAATAATTCTATATAATCTGTTCCTTTATCCCAAGAATCAATTTATAAACAAattaagcagcaaaataataattataataaactaaaatgaactgaaatagGGCAACAATGACtcatgtttccattttagttcccgagataaaaaacaaaaaatgaaatgtctgtaGACCTTTCATGACTAAACAATGAGTGTAACAAACAATCAGACATGTCTTGTTATATTTCCTTAACACACTttgttaaatcatttttttaaatgtaaacttttatTCGGATTCTTTGttcagatttttccacaaactgACTCGTTTAATTTTTCCGGTCACAGGAGACTCAGCGACACACCAGGCACAGGCGGGGGGACGAAGAAAGACGGCCTGCCCCCGTCCCTGTCCCGTCCCGCCGGTCAGCGAGCTTCCTCCCAGCCCACTCCCGAAGTGGACCCCCAGACCATCCTCAAGGCCCTGTTCAAGTCCACGGCGCAGTCCAGCTCCACCACCGAGCCGCCCAGCTCACAGGCCACCGCCTTCCGCATCAAGATTTAGCTCCGGTCCGCTCGTAGTGCTGCATCCTCAGTGTTAACCCAAAAGATTTCCACCTTGACAGCAGACGACCCTCCTTCTGTCATGAAACAGATTTTTACACATTTGGTATACATGAATACTGTGGACGTGAAACTCATCGGTTTGGTTTAGTGGTATCAAATGttatctgtttgtttctgaagtGGACCAGTGGAGAGAAGGATCATACAtaattcagtgtgtgtgcgagtgtgtgtgtgagggggggggggcacaaatCAGACATGGATGTTacggatttttttttaattcaaagacagtccatttgtttttttttattattattattgtttctacTATCCAAACAAGAGCAAAGCAAATCTAAAATCTCCAATTAACAGTTAAGTGATAAGATACTGGTTTGTAGATTTGGTGGTGCcagtacctttttttttttcttttttttgttggtgtggACAAGACCATAGTAATCAAACGGATAAACAGAGGTAACAAAAGAAAGGAGACGACACTACACAGCTGAGGCCGTAGGACAAACTGAGTTCACTCCAGGGAGGTGGAAGCCAAAAAAAACGTGACGACAACACTTGTAAATCATGGACAATATCATAAACCCAGAGAGCCAGTtctcacacagtcacattatgttagttttctttggtttttaCCGTTTCTCGTGGGAGGTCGTGTGCTCCGTTTGTGACCCGTTTTATTTGGTTGTCTAGTTTTAGAGCAGTGTACGCTCTTACTGTTCTTACTAGTTCACGTACAACTTCCGTTGGACTGTACATTACTTTCTGTTGCGTTCATGGCATGTCGGTCGGTAGGATGCGAGTAGTGAGGTCTGTCTGTGAGATGTTGCCATTAAACATTTAGCTTTGTAGCTGTTGTCTGAGACTCGTCTTTTACCACCGGGTGATGATGTGTTTagaccttcacacacacacatctgtttcTGGAGCATcacatttcatatatttatttttatatacaagTTCTTGCAGTTAAACATGGTGTGCCTTCCTTTGGCGAACATTTTAACTGTCTACTATCCATAAACATTCAGTCTATTTATTTAGTAATAATGGAACAACAAACGAACAAAAccaatcatttaaaacagatcATATTTGGTAATTATCTTGAAGCTTTACACAGTTTTCTCAGCTTGAACATGAGACATTTTATTGAATTCTTGGAAAAACTGAATCTGATTTAATAAAActtcatgcaaaaaaagaatataataaaataaaaataaataaaatactagTAAAAACTTaacaataaagaataaatgtgttaacAAAAGTGTACAAAATTTGCATATACACAAATTTACAAGAAATCGAGACGAGTAAATATTCTATAAATAGGAAGAATAAATAGTTGCAATAATAATATGAAGTTATATATCACAGAAAAGAGTTGTACAGGTGAAAGatacaatacaaatataatattttttttagtcatgTTCTACtcattaacatatatatatatatattttacataatatGCGTCTGATTATGGACAAAGATTTATATCATAACAACACACACTCTTCGTACGAGAGAAAattatatatactttatattattatatacttCCGGGTTGATTTGGAATGAACCAATCAAAATGCAGTATACTAACTACTTCCGGTTTGTTAGGGCCACACAAAGATGGCGCCGTCCAAGAAGAAACACGCCACAAGCCAGCCCTGTATTATTCCTGGAGGATTTGCGGGTATTTGTTGATACAATtaaaaatactattttattttttatttctgatatGATATCTCCGATATCTTTTCATTTAGTTCaggtgtttttatatatatctatacatatatatatataattatatgcTCCTCTTCGCCTGCCGCTAATTATATATTCTGATGTGTTGTCTATTTCTCTGCCTTTGTTCGCAGTGTTGTCTATACAGTTCAGTCCCGACAGTGTTGCACGACACTCGCTGTACGTGAAAGAGCACAAAGTACGAGCAGAGAAGACCTCCGGCAGACCTCTGGACCGGACTCTGTTTGTGCTCAACATCCCTCCATACTGCTCAGAGGTACATGCTACAGTCTcacacttgccagttcattaggtacactagtgaaaacaaactattaacaGCAGTGCTACTCTAAATGCTTTCACCGTGAAGTTTATGGTGTTTAGCAGCGGTTTGAAATAACAGAGGCAAATGTTGAttcaagtttgttttcattgactGCGCTGCGGTTTGTtgtactgttgtgttgtgttgacacatgtgttgacacatgttcctatgttccatattttttttgacaCCGATGGGCGAAATAACAGGCACTCTGAATTGTTTAACCAgttttaacagcaccacagactACATCCTCCAAACTGATCATCCATTTcacgggtgtcaaacatacggtcCGCAGCTcaaaagcggcccgccagagAGTGTGATCTGGCCCTGACACTGCAACGTGCGAAAAtgacatagaagactgcaatttttcagtGGAAAATAGCTGTTAGCCCTAATTTGTTTTACTGAGAGACCCAACACTGAGATGGTAGTAATGTGCCCCAGAAAGTTCATTAAATGAGAACATTCTCCTCATTTACTTGTTGTTCTTTGCACTAAACTAATATTTGAAGTTGTCGTTACTCCTGTTTCATTATGCTGTTATATTACTGGTCAGTCTCGCTttagatcaaattgggctgaacgtggtccccaaactaaaatgagtctgaTCCAGTCAAATCACCACCTCTCTGACTGTTTCAATATAAACTGgacattataaatatataatttattgcGGGACTGTTACGTTTGAATATATgtgttttcactagtgttccTAATATACTGGCCAGTGAATGTAACCTCAATCATAACTTTACTTCACGGTCCGTGCTTTCTTTTGATTATGAGaattttaatgtttatgttaAGAGCTGCTTTTTACACTGcacgttttattttacattttgtgttcatgtgttcgACCAATCATTTTACACTTATTTcactaacctcctgagaccagagcttttatttgcaatgcatttttaatttctccaaggtatttgggatcagtaggacctataaaaactaagcatcatcttttaaacaggaagtagtacttttggagaaaaaaaaaacaatatgtcgacactggtattatttcattatttatattgtcaccaatgtgtgactaaacataaaacagttcattttaatacctgaacatgactgagcaaaaacagaacaatgaagtcccaacgtcttCATATGAGtccttgctaattagcgacattgCTAtcgatagaatttgttaaatgtgtgcgttatatcaaactagaaacgttagttaacataaataaagaagttttaacctttgctaccactagatggcagactacaTCACGCAATAATGAGGTCAATCGGTTTAAATGAAGgtgaataagctgcaataaaacctaaaacttcatgtccccatatgaggacgcagggtctgaGGAAGTTAAAGGTTTCTCTTGTGTAGGAAAGtatcatccagttgaattattGTCTTTGATgcagtttcaacataaactgaacaacaGTCCTGAAGGAGGATTCATTGTCACTAGAATTCAtctgttttcactagtgtacacAATAAATACTTATAGTAACCGTTGTTATTCATCTCTGTGCAGGTTGATGTCAAACAGCTGTTCTCACAGTTCGGTGATGTTCAGTCGGTGGAGCTCAGAGATCATCCAGGTTCCTCCCATGAGTCTGGACCCAGACTCTCCAAGTTCTTCAGACCAGCTGAAAAACAGgtcggcacacacacacacctgcatttCCTTCTTCACCTGCGATATATTTTCTCACCTGTTGCGTCTCTGTTCGTCTCCTCCAGGGATTCAAAGTCGGCTACATCGTGTTTAAAAAACCCTCCAGTTTACCGGCGGTTAAATCGCACCCACATGACGTTCCTCTGGTCATCAGCACGAAGCAGCATCCAGTGAAAACAGGAGTAGAGAGTGAGTCTTTATTTTACGTCATGGATGTTTTCGGCTCCTTCGTACGCCCTtctaaaatgtttcagtgtcaTCCGAACCTTTAAATCACCCGTTTGACACGTTCATGTCGTCGTCCCCAGAATGGATCCAGCAGTACACGGAGTCTTTCATTCAGCCGGAAAAACTGCAGCAAATAGTCGACTCTTTCATGGAAGACTATGACAAGCGTAAGCAGCAGGTAAGAACGGAAGTGTTTCTCAGTTTTTACATCCTCAAATCTAAAGTTGAGAGATCTCTGTATCGGCTGAGTGGTGTGTGACACTCAACATAACTGTGTCAATAATTAGTTCCATTCAAAtgaatttagtttgtttactcTGACTTGCTttggagacatttaaaaagagacaagagTTAAATATGAGGtcattccttttatttatttatttgttttcttggaaacaggaagaagagcgTCAGAAAGCGGAGGCCAACCAgcagcaggaggacgaggagggctGGGTGAAAGTCACCAGAGGACATAAAGGGGCTAAGGCCCGCCCCCACAGCgaggcagccaatcagagggcactacagaaagagatgaggaagaagaagaggaaggagctgATGAACTTCTACACCTGGCAGCACAGGAACACGCAGAAAGAACGTGAGTTACCAAATAAAACCTAAACCTAtagagagaataaaaataaataaataagatttcaGGCTCTAAgctatattttctattttttttttccagatattGCTGAACTAAGGAAAAAGTTTGAAGAGGATAAACAGAGAATAGCTCTACTGAGGGCGCAGAGAAAGTTCAGACCATACTGagtctacatttatttttcctttgctcatttaacttctttttttttatgtcataaCGCTGAAggtttatataaataaactattaTCCTAATGGAGTTTTTCTGATTATTTAATCACCAATAAGACGCTGGATACGTTTTAAATTACTGATGTGGAGGAAGAAAGTCACATTTGGTACCCAAATCATACATTTCACTGAATCACATTCCttgtgaaataatgaaatgttaacACCTAAtggggaaacagaaaaataacaaacatttaatgTAGATTACATTCGTAGGATATCGTACACGTTTAACTTGCAGCGTCACACGTTTGCTGCACGTCCGTCCTCCGACACCTCGACCATATGATGAAGatcaggagcaggagcagggcGGTGGAGACACCAGCGAGGACGTACACCGTCACCTGGAACACTGAGGACGAAACCGATTCACCAGACTCAGTTCAGCAGTGAAGAGGAAATTAACTGAACGTGTAGTACAACATCTCCttgatgtgaaaacattttaggtAAGACGTTAACTTTCTCTGACACCCACTACTGAATTTATGAAAATGCTGAAGGGGAGATTTCACAGTTTCTGTTTGATATGTCTAGACCTCATTAGACCAGGTCCAGATCAAAAACCACTGTACCTAGACTTCTCAAATCTGGACTAGATCAATCTAGAGACCCTGGAGATTCATTATAACACAGTCTCTGATTTGTGAAACTGCAATAAAGGCACATTTCATGtgtatgtaataaataaaataaatgtgccaTTTACACAAATAGAATAAAGGTTTCACTAGTCAGACACTGTTACACTGAATCTCCAGGGTCTCTGGATGAATCCAGTCCAGATTTGAGAAGTCTAGGTAACActggtttttgtcttttgtctacgtgcaaaataaaactgtgaaatgtgCCTTTAGTGCATTTTCAAAAGCAGAACAAAGGTTTCTTAAATCAGAGACTGTTATAATCAGTGTTTCGTCTCTGTAGATTGATCCAGTCCGGATTTCAGAAGTCTAGGTAACACTGGTTTTTGATCTGGACCTGGTCTAATGAGGTCTAGATGTatcaaacagaaacagtgaAATCTCCCTTTTagcattttcacaaataaaagtttcacAAATACAATAGTAGGTCTCAGACAAAGTTAACATCTTacctaaaatgttttcacatcaagaagtgtcacaaaaaaaacagttgaacTGCACGTTCAGTTAATTTTTGGTCAAGCAGAAGCCGATTTGCTCCCAGTTTGTGCACatgatcatattttttttagcgTTTATCTGGACTCACTCGTGTTCTGTCTCTGACACGGACCGTCCTCTGGTTCCGTGTTATTCTGGGACGTCTTCAGCGGCCCTACAAAGACCAGCTGAGCCGGGTGGGACTCGGATAtggcctctctcctctgcctctcgcCCTCGGATGCTGCGGGAGGAGAGCGGACGGATTTAAGACACGTGGAGGAACATGGACGGCGAGGAACTGTGGCAGGACCCACTCACACACGAGGCTGCAGCGCTGAGAACAGTCGATGTCGTCGGTGCAGATTTCCACCCAACAGTAGAAGTACATCTGAGACGGGGAGACAAGGGTAATACACACGTCTGGGTTAGTAAAAGATGCTCACTAACAGAAAAATTAGGCACAGGAAGTGATggtgaatgcattttaatataagaGCTCTGCATAAAATGTTCAATCTGAGTGGAAATGGTGCCAGAATTATGCAAACTACTactaataatgttaataataatatgctTCCAGAGAGAGTCCAGGAGATGTTTCAGGTCAGGTCAGCTAAG
This genomic interval carries:
- the rrp7a gene encoding ribosomal RNA-processing protein 7 homolog A, whose product is MAPSKKKHATSQPCIIPGGFAVLSIQFSPDSVARHSLYVKEHKVRAEKTSGRPLDRTLFVLNIPPYCSEVDVKQLFSQFGDVQSVELRDHPGSSHESGPRLSKFFRPAEKQGFKVGYIVFKKPSSLPAVKSHPHDVPLVISTKQHPVKTGVEKWIQQYTESFIQPEKLQQIVDSFMEDYDKRKQQEEERQKAEANQQQEDEEGWVKVTRGHKGAKARPHSEAANQRALQKEMRKKKRKELMNFYTWQHRNTQKEHIAELRKKFEEDKQRIALLRAQRKFRPY